TAGAGAAAGATATTTTACCTCTACTCAACTACTTCAACGATTGGTAAGACATGCAATTACATATTTTCCACTTCAGTTTAGTAGTTACTTTGTGATAAGTGGTCTGATAGGATTAATTTTTTGTCTGTTAAAACAACGCTTATTTTTTATATTTTTATTCTTAATATATAGTGCTGATGCTTTTTATTCCATTCATTATACCATTCTTAATATAGAAGATTATTATATTCCATCATATATGATTATGAGTATCTGGATTGGTTGTGGCTTTATAGAGATAAGTAAATTAATTTTTAAATTTTCACCTAACTATATTTATTTATTATATGTTATTATCCTGATTTTGTGTCCAATTTTTCTATTTAAATTTCATTATTTTCAGAATGATAAAAGTAAGTATTATTTGGCTTATGATTATGGAAGAAATATCATTAATCAATTAGAAGAAAAGAGTATTATCTTTTTGAGAGGAGATGCTGTTTTTTTTCCGTACTGGTATCTTCAATATGTGGATGGACAACGAAAAGATTTAATCTCTATTTTCAGACCGTATCTTGATAAAGAGTGGCATTTTGAAGAGATTAAAAGAAAGTATCCTGAATTATCTTTGGGGAAAACAAAGTTATTTCCAAAGGATGATGAACAATTACGGCAGGCAAGGATGGATGAAATCATTACCTGGCAGATTGATTTTTATCCAATTTATGCATTAATGGATGAGTCTCTCCCTTCAGGATTTTCCAAAATTCCAGCAGGCATATTTGATCGAGTAATAAAAAGTGAAAAAGAAAGTATATTATCTCAGAATATTAAGGAAGTTAGATTTAATCTTAGAGGAATTAATGATAAGAGAATATATCAACAAGACTGGCGGACCAAAGATGAAATAATATCAAATTACGCAAGTATCTATAATAACTTTGGGTTATTTTATTCTCAGAAAGGTAAGGTAAGAAGTGCAATTCGTGAATTTAAGAAGGCAATTGAGGTAAGTCCAAATGATGCCTTACTTCATGAGAATTTAGGCAGAGCTTATATAAATATAAATAATATTGATCTATCCATCATAGAATTTCAAAAGGCATCAAAGTTGGATATAAATAACATATCATTACATTGTGATTTAGGAAATCTTTATGCTCAAAAAGGAAGATACAAAGAGGCAATAGCAGAATTTCAAAAAACAATTAAATTAGACTCAAATAATATTAAAGCACATCAAAATTTAGCCTCTGTCTATTACAATCAAGGCGAATATCTTAAGGCAGAGAAGGAATGCAATTTAATTCTGACGATTAATCCTG
This genomic stretch from bacterium harbors:
- a CDS encoding tetratricopeptide repeat protein, whose protein sequence is TQNSKLKTQNYLYLFAFTLGLSFTHHMQTVYLVPASIFFIIAVCYKYKKLSPLSLSSLLNMFCLFIIPLFLYLYLPICASTHPVHNWGDPSTFERLIAHLTAEEYRERYFTSTQLLQRLVRHAITYFPLQFSSYFVISGLIGLIFCLLKQRLFFIFLFLIYSADAFYSIHYTILNIEDYYIPSYMIMSIWIGCGFIEISKLIFKFSPNYIYLLYVIILILCPIFLFKFHYFQNDKSKYYLAYDYGRNIINQLEEKSIIFLRGDAVFFPYWYLQYVDGQRKDLISIFRPYLDKEWHFEEIKRKYPELSLGKTKLFPKDDEQLRQARMDEIITWQIDFYPIYALMDESLPSGFSKIPAGIFDRVIKSEKESILSQNIKEVRFNLRGINDKRIYQQDWRTKDEIISNYASIYNNFGLFYSQKGKVRSAIREFKKAIEVSPNDALLHENLGRAYININNIDLSIIEFQKASKLDINNISLHCDLGNLYAQKGRYKEAIAEFQKTIKLDSNNIKAHQNLASVYYNQGEYLKAEKECNLILTINPENTYIKQVLQAISSKIKGGCNK